ACCTTGCAAGTGCATGTGCCCACAATTTAATAATACTGAAACCCTTTGTCATTCGCCaccacatacatatatatatttttttcttcattctcagAAAAGACTGATAAAGAACCCCAGTTTCAAGTTTTGCAGATATAGTGTCATTCATCCACCACAAGAGTACTGAATGACAGATACagcaaaaaaatctattgtCATTCCACATCacttgagaaagaaaaaaagcttaCTGATACAAGCTCAATCATGACTAGCCATGTTATTCTGTCACACAGTGGATTTCATTCTTAAAAGccaaaacatttacagtaagaGGAATATTTACTTATGACTTACTCTTTTTGGGTAACAAATTTAACACATATGAAATAAAGTACCTAAAGTCTGGGTGTGTGCgcgagtgtgcgtgtgtgtcagtgcgcctgtgtgtatgtgtgttacagTCTTCTCAAACCGAAACAACtttggtttctcttttctcacGACGTCAAAAAAAGCTCTGGACTGTCAGCACATCTAGAAAGCCATCACCAATGTGCTAGTAAATGTTTTACTACATTGTGAGAGTAATGATGGTGCATGGGTCACACTGATATGCCTCCATGGCATCCAGTTCAGTCGCTCCTGTCTCTTTATGTGTCAttgagttgggtttttttggtttgttttttgttttagttttttttttttttttttttttttttttttgagtacaGCACAGACCTATTTTCTCAAAAGTGCCTTTCATTTGTCTGAGatactttaatatttttttacacatttttattcaacttttaCTTCAATATTGGAATTACTTGGATTGTTTCATTATCCAAAGACAACCCTGAtgattttcctttaaaatctttaaaCCACAGTCAATTttctgtaaagaaaaataaatatagaaaaaagaaatacatataTGAATATAATCTGATTTGGTAACTTGACAGTTAAACATACAAGACaaagtttcatatttttgcaatttttaattttaggtCATTATCCATAGATTAAGAGATTTAGCCAGTTGGATAAAAGGATACATGGGCTAATGACAAAGTTGAGATCAATGTGAAGGATATGTCTACATCTTTCCACTTGTCTAAGCAGGAAGAcgttgaattaaaaaaaaaaaaaaaaaaaaaaggcacaatgaATCACACTACACCTCCATAGCAGTTTACCATTGGAGTCAGTTtcctaccaccaccaccatgggATGCATGATCAATTCACTCATCTTTTCACTCATGCTGTGCAGCAGTGGGAGTTAGCGTTACGTTTCAGAGACCAAAGTGTTTTGAACTGCAGACTGGTGCTATCGCCCACaacttttctttcagtttggcAACAGTTGTGTGGAATCCTCGCACTAGTAGTGGAACATCCATGATCTCAGAGGCTTGCTTCTGGTTTGCTTGCACTACTCAAGGTTCACAGTATTGACTACCACGCACTTCATCttatgaatgaaattaataagCTGTGCCCTTGAATATCTTCACTTTTAGTGGGCAAACCGCACAAGTGCAACTACTGTGGGCGGAGTTACAAGCAGCGCACATCCCTGGAGGAACATAAAGAGCGCTGCCATAGCTACCTACAAGGAACCGGCTTGGATCCAGCTGCTAACACTGGCCCTTACACAggtaatacatttttttaatgaacatgaCCAGATGTGGAAACATTCACACAGTATAAATGTATTGCTGGGGATCGGTTCTTACAGGAGAAAAGTATCAACACAAAGTGAATGTTATATATCGTTTATTAACCCACTGAAATCGATACAGTTGTGTGAATTCATTTGTGGAAGAAATCCATctttatgaaatgaaagtgaaaaaaatgaactaaacgaaactaactaaactaactaaatgaaattgtttgctcagttttgttttgtttttttgtaatttgtatgTGATAACCTAACTGCTTAAGTGttaattcattattcattctgaaataaaaacagacttaCACAACTCAGTGAGTCGTCCAATCTTGGAAGTAAAGTCAAACTGACTTTACTTGACTTGTCCCCCAAAAAGTGATCCACACCCACATTTAGTACCCTTTCTAACTGCCTTACCTTCTTACTGTTTAAAGGTGACATTCCTAAAGAGCTAAGGCCCATGGCAGACGCAAATGTCATGGCTACCTTTGATCGGCCTCCTGTTATAGAGAAGCTGCACAACAATGTGGGCAAAAGGAAGAGTACCACTCCTCAGAAATTTGTTGGTGGGTATTTCAAATAgagacaactttttttttccctccaaaattTGGAGATGGCAGCttaaatcatttcattctgttatattttggctcttttattagttttttatAACTCTAAAGCTTTTTCGTGTTCTTAACTAATTTCATGAAAATCTAAAttatgatgacatttttttttttctgaagttggTTTTATTCGCCACACTATTAGAAAAAGAGGTTGAAAAAGCAAGAACAAGCGGATGACTGAGgcaaggaaatgtttttttcactcTGTGGTTAGGTACACCTGTAACTTTGCCATTGCTCTTATCGAGAGAAAACAGCTCACCGCATCCCTGTTTTAGATGGGTTAAATAGTGCAGTTGTAGATGGATGGGGCTTTCCACCATATTAAGACTCGTACACACAGAACATTTagtacaaaatatgaaaaacaagtGCAGCGATATCAGTAAGATACACATTTCACAGGCTagaaaggactttttttttctcatcatgcCTCTATTATTTTTGTGCACATTATTTGTCtatgttgtttgttgttaaaaGCAAGACTGAATCCATCATTCCTTTATTTGCATACATTTTGATTagactttgtatttttttggatagaacttgaaacttgaaactCATCTTGCTGAATCAATTAATGCCACACATATTACTGTATCTCATCCAGGTGAAAAGATGGCTCGCTACCCTGAGGTAAACTATGACATTGGCCTTAAGTATGAAAAGCCGGCTGAAATGATGCCAGCCCACATGATGGACCAGGCCATCAGCAATGCCATCACATATTTGGGCTCAGAGTCGCTTCGACCCATGCTCCACCATCCAGGTCCGCCTCTTTCTATGGCTGAGGTGGTGCCCATAGTCAACCCCCTCTTCCATCATGTCCTGCAACTGGGCCAACGAACAGAGCGTCCGGGAAACTGTGACACGCTGCCACTGCATCCACCTCAGCCACATGACTTCCCAAACCATCCCACCTTAAATGGCGCCACTGCTATAACCAGGCAGGGGAAGCCTCCCCAATCTGGGCACGAGGAATCTCCCAACAACAGCGGGGTTGACTCTGCCGACTCAGCTCTCAGCAGCCCTCATGAGAGGTCGGGATTCCACGGGAGCAATGCCACCTCTGGCCTTAGGTCTCAAGGGAGTCCAGCAGTGGTTTATTCAGGCGAGCGGGTAACAGAAGCATCGCCGAAAAGCATGTCAGGAATTGGGACAGGGCTAATGCGAGTGGCAACAGAGAGACCTGTCAGCCAGGACGGGGTGCGGGTGTTTGGGCGGGAGGGCCAGGAGCTGCGGGCTTTTCAGTGTGAGCACTGTCGCGTACTCTTCCTGGACCATGTCATGTACACCATCCACATGGGTTGTCACGGATACAGAGATCCACTGGAGTGCAACATCTGTGGTCACCGCAGCAAAGATCGCTATGAGTTCTCCTCTCATATAGTGCGTGGTGAACACACCTTCCAGTAAGGTTGGTGTGAGGGTATGGATGGTTCAGAATTCAGAGGAGgataaagaagagaaaggagcaATAGCCGAATATCCATCCTTCTCTCTAAACCTCTCAGACTCCACAGTTGAATGGCACTGTAGACAAGTGTAGCACAATCAAAGACTTCTTTTTAAGCTACTTATTGTGAATCAGAAAGTTTAACAATCATATGAAGGTATGGGCCAAAGATACATTTtctatatatttaattaataattaaatgtaGTGGAAggaagattaaaaagaaaaaatattctaaaatgTTCATGAATTATGTAACAGAGCAGCTCTCAGATGACTTTGAATAGTTTCgcttttattttacttgtttGAAAGATTTCCTTTTGTCCTTGTCCCTTCACCACCTTAAATTCTGCTCAATGTTTAATGAGACAGAAtatcacaataaacacaaaggtGAATCATGAAAAGACCTCAGATAGTCTCTCATCCAAAAAACACCATTCGTGGTTTCTTCAATGCTTGCAGCTTTATGTGCTTCAGATAGAATGTATGTGTTTGAAAAGAAgttcagattatttttttaatggcaaaTTGACAATTGCTTGAAATTGCTTGCTGAAAACAGACCCCACAAAGAACTGTCATATTGAAACCTTCGCTGTGACCACGGGATCTGCACGATTTGGTGTTCTTCAGACATGCTTGCCAATGGACTTAGTGCCAGTACATAGTCTATAATAAATCTGAATACAAGCATCAGATCAATGTCTCAGTGAACACAACCAAAATGTAGTTTTACAGATGTATAACAGTTTGAAATGCTCATCCATAGAACATTTTCCTATATGGAATCAAAACGCTACCAAACAATTCAATCTGGTGCAGTTTTATTAGTGTACACTATGTTTCATGAAAAAGTCTAAAAAAGTAGACACCAGATGAATACCTCTTTACAGCTGATCAGAGGATGGCCATCACTAATGCGTCTGGACGTATAGATTTACAATGTGTGctttatttgattatttctcctATCACAAATTGTGGAAAATCAAACACCAAAAACTGTTTGCAGATTTCCACTAGCTGGTAAAGCATTAATTTGTATAATTTACCATATTTAAGAGAaagctttccaaaaaaaaaaaaataaataaatcagtagCAAATTTGGTATTCGTTcataaaattataaattgtCACAcatttgtaaattattatttttccatctcACGAGACTGAGTTTGGTGGTTGTATtaggatttatttttctccatatTTATCAGCTTCTTTTCAGTTTGCACTTAGAAGTCGGAATTATTAATCATGAAGAAAAATcacagtagaagaagaagaaagtacaAAGTGCAGCCATTACCATCTTTGTCAAATTTTTCTATCCTACAGAAAATTATGAGAGCCTGACAGTTAAtggtttgtgtttcttgtaGCGTAAGCACTGCCTGAATTCCTTTTGGGACCGTCACAGTTTGGAAATGGACTTCTGTGATGACAGTCCAAAATGGCTGTAATATCTGTGAGAATGGATACCACTGATGTACCTCACTTAATGCTGTAGGCCTTCAGGTCTTTTTTGATCTAATCCACTTTGTAATCTCTGATGGACGGGACTGTGCGTGTGTATATAGGACGTGTTGTGCTTTTTGATAGCTGGGCTTGGGGATGGGTTCATTCAGTCTGCATTATTAGTGCTGTTTTCGAGCACAGCAACACGTGCTTATACAGTATGTGGTTTCAATTGCCATGCTTCATCATATTTGTTCACCACCTTAAACACAGGAAAGTGCCGCAGAGATACTTTAACCATGGCGTCTTAAACTGAACTGAACGCCCAGCGTTTGCTGCATTCTGGGAATTGAGGGAGTTCTTGATTTGTATGTTACACTGGTATTTACTCTGTTCACCTCATTCTTTGAATCTGGCTGCTCATTCATCTACTCCTCAGATACAtatcatttcacacacaatcactcacTTACACACCCACACGCGCACTCACGCACGTGCACTCATGTaacttttcctgtgtgtttgaggTTTGCCCTATGCCCTGGGATAATGTCTCCACTTTCATCCATGATCTTTTACAGACAGAATCAAGCTGAGACACCATAAGCAAGAGTAAAATTCAGAGTAGCACTCGTATTACTACTCCGAAAGTAATTCCCAAAACTGTAGCATTTTGAGTTCCCTCTGTAAACTTGCTCTTACATTAAACGCTCACTTGTGCAAAATATAAATGGCTAGTGGATTTTCACCACCAGATCTTGTATCCATCATGTACAGTAGTTTGGAGAATTCGACATTGTGATTGTAAGGGCCTACTGCAGTTACTCTCTCTGCTTCTAAAAGAACTCATTTTTGAGTTTACAACTGCCCATTCACTTTACGTCCATTTTCTGCGTAAAGGAAGGATTATTTGTCTGTTGTTACATCAAATTGTAGGTGGAGGGGAAAGCTGTCACGggcagcaaacagaaaatcagcacTATCAAAAAACTTTTGGCATTATCAGCTCCACACAGGTCAGTTTTCTACCATCAGAAGCATTTGATTATTCTCTAGGGTTAAACTCAGTGATCTACTCATCTATGTTCGATATCTACTTGTGATCAAAAGgcagctttttctctgtttacatGTTGCTTCTCTATTACAAACCTGGTGCCCAGCTAGCATAAAAACGCACTGTCAGTAAAGTATTGGTACTGGAAATTGTTTACACCTTGCAGCTGTGATTTTGCCTCTATACGTTCCTTAACAATATTATTTCTGTATATATCTGTCATCTGAAAGCCTTATCTGGTTTGACAGGGGTCCTTCTTATCCTTTTAATAACACATATTAAAACATGACTCACTGTTAccctgatgtttttttttttcttccttaattGCCTTTGGCAGTAAAACAAATATTCAGACCAGAACAACTTATTTTTTGTTCTCATAGTAATGTATTAAGAGCGTCCTTAGTTGTACAAATTCTTTAACTGAAGCAGCcatatgaacaaaaaaataaaataaaacagaataagTAAGGAAGAAAGCTCTCCTAACGAGTAAGGAGTTTACTTGAACGTcaaaatttattgtttttttgtttcagatcGTCAGGATGTTTTTGGTAAATTTTGAAAGTGAGTGTGCTAAATGCCTATTTTTCTGCTGAATTGTTACTGCAAATAgttttgtgaatatttgtgtgtgttttttaagttgaaaaatgtttacaaaaatgtaaagGACAGGGTTCAGGTGCATTGTATTTTTAAGAAATAATATATGAACAGTGTATATTTTGGCACTGAACATTGTCATTATCCAAAAAATGTGTGCTGATTGATCATCTCTCATGCTGATAACAACTTTCTGTTGTGAGGGCTCTCAGGTATTTGCATAGGATATGTATTTTTATGTCCTAAaatatgtgatttatttatcaaaaaaagaTGCACATGAATCGAAATTCTTTGGTAATTGAAGATTGTTTAGCCCTGCTTTTCAATGTCAGTGAAAATTCATGAAGACACACTGCTGTGAAGAATACAATGTATAATTTTAAGGCATGGGTTTTTTTCTCTATTCAAGAAATGATTATACTGCCTTTCCTGTTTTGTGAATTTTGAAACAGGAAGTTAGACTTGTTGTTATATGGTTTTCttcaaaacatgcaaaatgtatcttacttgcaattaaaatatttcattgtgaGAAATGAAACTTATAGTCCTTGAATGTTGTGAAGGGCGTGCAAGGGAATGTCAGGAAGAAAGCATTAAAATGGGAGAAAAATATATCTGGAAAAGTGACAGGATCAGTAATCTGCCAAAGGTGTGTGATTGTACTTGTTATAGCCGTATTTGACTTTGACCTTAATTACCAAGCTGTTCAGCAGAGCTGAGTGGAAATCAACAAGCATCAAGGAGGGAAGTGAAGAGATTATTAATTGGCAattgaaatgtttcagtctgATGACTTTGTCTGAGATTCCACACCATTATGTCTTATTTCAGTCAGAAACTGTCATCATGGTGAGCTAGTGACAaggtttcattttttatttttatttcttttttctttttttttgtaaaggtAAACATAAACAGATAGGCTGATTTCTCGGCCTCTGAGTAAAGTTTTTCACTGACAGCCAACATTAAGGAACACTAAGGAAGATGGGTGTGAAACACATTGCTGTGCacataaaatgtttatatttccaACCAAGGAATTATTTTGAGTAACTGACTTTGCAGACGGGCTTCCTGCACTGTACTGTACAGAATTTTTGGCTTGCCTTAGTTTGCACCACAAAAACTGGTGTTTGCCCCCCCCAGTCTATGAACAGGTGGGCGCTGGAGTTTGTAGAAGCCTCAAATGTCAGAGCAGACAACCTCACCCCCTTACTTCTTTAATCTGttttgcacacacactcgcacacacacataatcacatggcaaacacacaaaatcaaagcTGCCTGAAGGCGGTAGCAAAACTGAGAAGTGCAAAGCCTGAGCAGACCCCAAACTGTATCTTTTCATCTTCAGATCCTTCTATTTACCTGCTTGTCAGTTGATTGTTTGCTCCCATCGAGATCATATCTCTGGTTGACTCATACTGTCAACACACAAGTGATAAACCTGCCCTCGCATTGCAGTGCTCAAATGGTAGAGAGCCCTCTCTGACATTACCCTTATTAAGGGTATGTGATTTGAGAActacttaaagaaaaaaaaggggggaaatgCACTTTCAAGCCATTATTAGCCCACCTAATAATGTCTGTGACTTGAAGTGAAGTTAAGTTAGTcaaagtaacacaaacaaaaaaaaaaaaaatatattcaatcCTGACCATTGCAGCTTGGTGTTGTAGTTGGCAGGGCAATGCTGCAgtgtcatcatcaccatcgGAATCAACCCAGTTTCTAATCAGTCAATATTTTGATGGCTCAaggacattgtgtttttttttttttttggggggggggggggggggggtatatgACACTAAATCCTTCGGCCGTAGTACATGTGCTTAAAACGTCACAGCATGGGGAATATTGTGTGCTCAAGATCACTGAAGATGacgctgaagaaaaaaaagaaaaagcacactGCGTTTAACAAAGCTCTGATATAACAATTGTCCTGGTTAatgaactgctgctgttttcaaatCCAGATTGAAGTTGATGGCACATGAACACTTTGGATCCAGATGGCCACGGCAGGATGAAAGGTTCACTGGTTTCACTGGTAAGTTAAGAGAAGTCTTgacattctcctctgacctgtCTGCTCAATAAGCCATTTGAGCTCTGTGAAATGCAGCAGTTTAAGCATGATTCGTTCCTCACATCcatcttgaaataaaaatggaaaacatctgGCAGAAACGTATATTTTTAATACACATAAATTGCCCGCGTCTGTGTTAAACATTGGTTCTttatgaaagtgtttttttggtttgttttttttttttttgtccctcagGACAGAGGGCTGAGGCAGCTTTGTGGCTCTGACTGGGAGACGTCTTCTAGCAGGTTCCACTGCCCATTCTTCTTCTGCAGATCATTTAGGTTGATAAGTGGTAAGAGGCGTCAAAAACACTGGAAACTACTGCTTTCCACACCTATGTGCTGTGCATGTGCACAGACACTTTACAAACTCAtattaaaagcaaaacacatcGTGATGCGACACCACATGTTGAACAGGACTGCCAGAAAAACAGTAAACTGTGAACAAGCGTGTAAGGTTTGGCTGGGTCAAAGGAAAATTTCTATTTTGGttaaatgaaaatcacatttattgTCCTCTGAGATAGATAGCATTTGCTGATTAATATACCCTTACGGCGCAGATGTAAAGAATGAAATGTGACATGCATTGTCACTGTTGTTGCTGAGCTCTTAGGAATCCGGGCTGCTTTCGTCGAAGCTACGAGTGGTGTAGCCTGTGTGAGTTTCGAGTTTCACAGCGGGGAGCAGTTCCAGATCTTCTTAAGCCCAGTGTGTATCCACAGCAAGGTTGTGCAATTGCCTGGTGACAAGTCCTATTCCTGTTTTTCCTGCCAGGTAGTTCTGGATGTTTTGGCCTTTAAAACTTCATGCACACCATGCagagacatgaacacacacacacacacacacacacacacacacaaactcacactcactcacacccAGTTCTTTCTGCTACACACCCATATTATAAAAGTTATTCAGGTTTGTTTGAAGCACTGCAGAAATCTAGTATCAGGTAGGATTTAGTATTTTGGCACTGATGCATTTAATGTAATGTGAGAAGCCGGGAAAAATGTCAATGCACTTTAGAGACAACTGGCATAATGTCAGTGTTGGAACAATGGAGGCGAAGTAGTATAAGTAGGTGGTGCAGCCAAGCTTGAGAATCTGTGGGGGATACTGGTGTTTTGTCGTTGCACTGACATGGCTGGTTATCTGATTCTCTGTGGTATTAGCCAACACACTTGGCTGATGCAACGTTTATAATGGTAGGATTATAAAGATAGcaactttaatattttataccgtatgcaaataaaatggcaaacaaacaacaacaaaaatgctgAGCAAATGAGCTCAGTGTTTGCAGGTAGCTGCAATCAAAGCTgcaaatttagattttctgaCACCCTGTGACATCCTAACGTTGGTAAGGAAGACACATTGCAGAGACCTCTGTTGTTTTGTGGTCAGAGCGCAAGCAAGGTCGCCATATTCATGTGGGGAGGAAATAGGACTGTGGGGGAACTTCCATTTTCCTTCCGGTGCTTAGCCGCGTTATGCAGCCATGTCTCATGAGGAGCAACACTGAGGTGAACAACATGTACAGACGCAGACACCCAGAGAAAGGCATTAAAGCCAAAAACACCTCTCTGCAGCTGCATCTGACCCCAGATAAGGCAGTGGGGGAGGTCTGAAGATGAGCAAAAGCGTTAAGGAGACAATAAAAAATTTTGCAAAGTTATCAAGCACTTCAGTGCATGCGTCAGTTGCTTCTTGGGAAGCCAGACTGGGAGAGCAGGAAAGAGGCCAAGAGAAACAGTAACCGAgaaactgacagagagagag
This portion of the Echeneis naucrates chromosome 21, fEcheNa1.1, whole genome shotgun sequence genome encodes:
- the ikzf2 gene encoding zinc finger protein Helios, which gives rise to MEAPDGYCASNGQCSPGKENSRMLADVSTSNGQTVPQGPNSPDELTIKQEEDTVEETDNRSPALEETAHTEEEGVALEESMTGSPSIIQDGFSGPAATPESGSRQPNGDRPFQCSQCGVSFTQKGNLLRHIKLHTGEKPFKCPFCSYACRRRDALTGHLRTHAVGKPHKCNYCGRSYKQRTSLEEHKERCHSYLQGTGLDPAANTGPYTGDIPKELRPMADANVMATFDRPPVIEKLHNNVGKRKSTTPQKFVGEKMARYPEVNYDIGLKYEKPAEMMPAHMMDQAISNAITYLGSESLRPMLHHPGPPLSMAEVVPIVNPLFHHVLQLGQRTERPGNCDTLPLHPPQPHDFPNHPTLNGATAITRQGKPPQSGHEESPNNSGVDSADSALSSPHERSGFHGSNATSGLRSQGSPAVVYSGERVTEASPKSMSGIGTGLMRVATERPVSQDGVRVFGREGQELRAFQCEHCRVLFLDHVMYTIHMGCHGYRDPLECNICGHRSKDRYEFSSHIVRGEHTFQ